The following are from one region of the Corylus avellana chromosome ca1, CavTom2PMs-1.0 genome:
- the LOC132168159 gene encoding uncharacterized protein LOC132168159 has translation MGRRSNSETEIPFTGSILSRNGSRRSKTPTPTPASPRSWTNSSSGQSTTTLSSLMSRRSNSETEIPFPFLPPEIKTPIFSSHTEAEDSQSRSARSRRSSSETEASLLKDVGRRSTTPIIFSQSTARRKPPAVEKKLKCTLEELSEGCVKKIMITRDVITNNGIIIQEEEIVKIKVKPGWREGTKVTFEGKGDEKPGYLPADIIFSIDEKTHPLFRRKGDDLEIGIEIPLVKALTGCSVPVPLLGGEKMTLSFDDIIYPGYEKVIRGQGMPISKERGRRGDLRIKFLLEFPSELSDEQRAQAVRILQDCT, from the exons ATGGGCAGAAGAAGCAACTCCGAAACCGAAATTCCGTTTACCGGTTCCATTTTATCAAGGAATGGGAGTAGAAGAAGTAAAACGCCGACGCCGACGCCGGCGAGCCCACGCTCCTGGACGAACAGCTCAAGCGGGCAGAGCACCACCACGCTATCGAGCCTTATGAGCAGAAGAAGCAACTCAGAAACCGAAATACCCTTTCCCTTTTTACCCCCAGAAATCAAAACACCGATTTTCTCTTCGCACACAGAAGCCGAAGACTCTCAATCAAGAAGTGCTAGGAGTAGAAGGAGCTCATCGGAAACGGAAGCTTCTCTATTAAAAGATGTGGGCCGAAGGTCCACCACCCCTATCATATTCTCGCAATCAACTGCGCGGCGAAAACCTCCAGCAGTGGAGAAGAAGCTCAAGTGCACGCTTGAGGAGTTGTCTGAAGGATGTGTCAAGAAGATCATGATCACAAGAGATGTCATCACCAACAATGG GATAATCATCCAAGAAGAGGAGATAGTGAAGATCAAAGTGAAACCAGGATGGAGGGAGGGAACAAAGGTAACATTTGAGGGAAAGGGTGATGAGAAACCAGGGTATCTCCCTGCTGATATAATCTTCTCCATTGATGAAAAAACACACCCTTTGTTTAGGAGGAAAGGTGACGATTTGGAAATAGGAATTGAGATCCCTTTGGTGAAGGCTCTCACTGGTTGCTCAGTTCCAGTTCCTCTATTAGGAGGTGAAAAGATGACTTTGTCATTCGATGATATCATATATCCAGGCTATGAAAAGGTGATTAGGGGCCAAGGCATGCCAATCTCTAAagaaagaggaaggagaggtGATCTTCGAATCAAGTTTCTTCTTGAGTTTCCCTCGGAATTGAGTGATGAACAACGAGCTCAAGCAGTTAGAATACTACAAGATTGTACTTGA